acttaaactgaggacgacgcagcgagcgatggaaaggaaaatgataggtgtaaccttaagagacaggaagagagcagagtgggtcagggaacaaacgggggttaaggatatcatagttgaaatcaagcagatgaaatggagatgggccgggcacgtagcacgtcggcaggataaccggtggtcattaagggtaactgactggattccaagagatgacaaacgcgtgagggggagacagaaaatgaggtgggtagatgagattaagaagtttgtaggtgtaacgtggcagcagaaagcacaggaccgggttgattggcggaacatgggagaggcctttgccctgcagtgggcgtggacaggctgatgatgatgatgatgatgatgattgtggactggatacgccattatctattcaggactttaactgtcgttgaatagttgtaatgcatgcgattgcattcgtagcgtgcgatctgtttgtttagctcctgttgtgtaaacaccacctgaattatattgtgaagttgtaactggtaccagccgagtgtgcatgtgtttgtgatatttgtattgccttaacccagaatatatttcgttttcgtttgtgttatcgactctcggctctgactcggtctttggaccacaaccggcgttcgctggcgcaccaaaggaccaactctaaattgtccgcgctttcgtggtgcgttttcggagggctgtgacgccagcccttagaagccgcccggcgattgccaacccgattaacgggacaagtgacactgttaatgttttttttttaaatagctacacgttaaataaaatattgttactggggaggcatcttttctttgatattcgatattcgattcgatattcgaaggtggatattcgtattcgattcgtattcgaaaaatttgatattcgcacacccctagttggtATATGATATGGATGCTCTTGTCAACATGAAAGTTCTGTAATCTCAACCGCATGCTGAATTGCGCTGCGGTGGGAAAATGTGTCCAATGTCTGGAAGCAAAGAAAAAGGAAGTGGGCGCGTAGCCTACTGGTCACGGCACTCGCTTTCGAACTGTGCGGACACAGGTTCACCCAAACCCAACTCAAACCGCAACCCACAAATTAAaatttatttagttttatttagcatttctttggtgcgcgccagctaTGGGTGAGCACCAGGAGCGTAGTCaagggtggggggttcaaacttCCCCGAAATGTTtccattttgcttgcgcatatatacacgcacgaacatactaattaaagtatggttgaacactgccccccccccccccccccccccgaacgatatttctggctacgcccctggtgagcacgtcacgtttttttttttttttttttttttttttttttttgcgcggcgGTTGGTTATTCGGAACACCACCAGCTTCGCAGGAAAAAATCTCATGCGACTTGCACGTAGACTGGCAGACTGCTCCACGTGGACTGAGAGCGCAGTTGCATGCACAGAACAACTATTTCCTCTATTTTGTCACAGAAATCCTTCATCGGCATGCGATGCGCAAGTACACACGGCAGCAAGATCGGCCAGGTCGACAGCAAGCACCGACGAAACACTAAAGCTGTACGAGACACTGTGATttagcgccgaaaaaaaaaaagttcagcacAGCGCCAACAGCTTTGTTTATTTGAAATGAGCGGTGTTCAACCTAAAAAGCAGCAGCTCGATATGGCTCCTTTTGAGTCACCGGCGGCTTTTTATTGACACCGTCTGACAACCATAACACGGACGGAATACAAAATGGAGGTGTCGGCGGCAATGGAGCAGCGCGGTCTTGAAAGAAAGGAGCCCGACGCCGCGTTTGACCTGCCTGACGACGTCTTTCGGCAACGCTATCGCCTGAAGAAAGAAACTGTGTGGTTGCTGTGCGACGAGTTGGCCGAGGAACTCGGAGATGCGCGAACGACGACGCTGTCGGTGGAGCAACAAGTGCTGCGCGCCCTGCGATTCTTCGCGACGGGGAGCTGTCAGGTCTCCTCGGTGGAAAGCGACGATCCGACTGGCGTCACCCAGCCCACGGACAGCAAGTGCGTGCGACGTGTAGCCGAGGCGATCATCCACGCCGGCACCTGCAACCGGTGGCTGCACTTCCCGCGGACGGCGGAGGACAAGGCGCCCATCAAGGAAGCCTTCCGTCGGCGCGGTGCCTTTCCCGGCGTCATCGGATGTGTGGACGCCAGCCTTATCGCCATCATCGCACCTAAGGGCGACCGCAAGACGTGGTTCATGTCCCCCGAGGGATACTACGCCCTCAACGTCATGTTCGTAAGTATCAGATCTTCCTCTCGAGCCGTGCTTTTTCTGCGTAGTTTCAGCGCAGGCGAAAGCGACGACACACGGACAGGTTTGGCAGCGCACGTGTGCTGCTTGTTGTCAGGTTTGTCGTTTTGACGGTGCAGCTGTGTATGACTCGTTGGTGGactatgctcgagggcgcgggttcgatttccggccacggcggccgtatttcgatgggggcgagatGCAAAGAACACTcctgtgcttagatataggtgcacgttaatgaaccccaggtggtcgaaattaatccgtagtcccctaccacggcgtgcctgataatcataccgtggtttcggctcgtaaaaccccagcatTTGTTATTACGACTTGTTGGTCGGATCACGTCGTGTCCAGAGTCAGGAAATCTCGGAAAGAAATTAATAAAAGCTTTCCTGGCGGGGCTAGGTATgagccccccccctctcctccccgtTCCGAAGACGAATATCCACGGGATTACACACTCACGCTTGCAGAAAGTAAATATATCTGAACGCATATGAATGCGTTTTATCCGCAGTGTAAAGCAAGCGTGGAAAGGGAGCGCTTTGCACATAAACTTCGATGACTTTTGTGGTAGTGGTATAAAAGCCCCCAGCAGGACAAGATGTAAACCCGACGTGGACGATCGAACACATCAAGGAAAATTCTGGCTTTGCAAAAAATTAATGTCAAACATATCTTTCGGTGCTTCCGCAATCCGCCTTTTAAGGGGCTGCTAAGGTGCTGATGAATGCGAGAAAGAACATGCCATGCCACTCGGGGCCATCACAGATATTAAAAGAGTTTTGTCAGTTGTTCAAAATTCTGTGTAACCTCTGTGTCGCTTGTTAACAGCTTTCCTGGTCATCCACCTTAGAAAGCATAACGGCTCCTCAATTCTTTCCTGTGCGTCTTCTTTTGTGTGCACAGCGCCAAAGTATAAGATATCATATTAACGGCCAAGCACACATTTAGCCACACTTGTCGGACCGTGCTTTATTTTTACTGTTGTCACGATGCTGTGCATTGGCATCAACGCATGTCTCATTTTGTGCACGCATTTGTCATCAGATCTGTGATTCAGACATGAGGATTCTGGCTGTTGACCCACTGCGACCGGGGTCGGACTACGACGCCCGCGTGTGGAGGACCAACTGGTTGCGGCGTCGGTTCCAGGAAGGATGCATTGCCGAGGCCGGCGAGTACCTCCTCGGTGAGGAACAGTTGCAATAACATAGACCTTGAGTTTTCATGTCCTCAAGGGATGCAAGGGCACGGAGAGCTTTTCCAAAGCCGTCTCCCTCCCCCctctgtgtctgtgtgtttgtatCTGATATATACATGTgcgcatgcacacacaaacacacacagggaGAAATCTTTAATCTGGCGGCCTGTGTGTGAAGCTGCTCTGtgccctcttttttttccttcgtcctTTCGATATATGCTATGCACCATGCTTCTCCTGATGCTTGACCCCATAGCATCTCGatgaggggggaggaggggacgGATACACTTTAATTGACCTCTCACGCATCAGCAGAAAAATATGCTTCATATTCAACACTTGTTCAGGGAACACATGCAGCAAACCTTGGTGTCTCTACTCAAGTAagtaatattggcctcgaggcccaccactggaaatgccggcgccaccgtcggcgtgacgtacttggcaggatcacgtggtctccgcggccgcgtcggctgcttgtggcgcactgccgcgtgctttgaaaatgagtttcaagtcccacatgcgctgcggtctgttcaaattcggaagtgttctctcattttctactcaactgaaaccattgtaatagagtggctgcctccgaaggcgacgaacatggggctctaccgctcggtgccgcagcgccgcgcttacgcaaaggagcccagtgtcagcctgcactggtaaccgcgggacaagaaacagcgtgaagcatgggttgtagagctaagaaccggcaagtagccatccgctgcgagtcttgtgtgcaacaagcacttccgcgacgaagacttttgttactgcgtcgggcctgcgatgttcggtgagtagcagacagcgcgcactgagacgatggctcgcgcgcgcttcccgccggcaaatgatgcttatctgccacaggatggtaaaagcgatacattttaccacgtgcgatgccatctcagaaccctccaatgcgacctcttgatcgtcggccccgtgctcagcgtccacaaaatcggctgcagatgcgcaagtcattgtttagatacgttgaattaaaaaacgcacagggtcccttatgcattcgttaaagatgactagaaggcgaaagccatcttattcttgtcagtcgatgtactgattctcccgcgttactgtattttctttcttttcctaggcgtcgcatgctactacatgctcggtctcgtagactggttctccttccaccagcaatctcgaagtggtgaagctttggtctatgaatttgatgatcacagagagcggcaagttcactggaatgcaaatggaacgataataaggagcattaaaaaaaggcgtcgcatttgctcacgttttgtgtgagcaccaaacgaaacgaatgcgctgaataaagaaacagaagcagcggcatttgcccgctgagaataCCGaccaatacgcagtgcgagacaacttgtcaaatgacattgaaacgtacccgaatttagaccgaaaaaaaaaaaaaaaacactgaatcgtcgggacggcagatcacaaagttgtcatgcgcaccgaagccgcagttgtaaggaaattgtttttgaactgctctgatatggtccgcgcaacagtagttgtttgtttactcacaaattctcatatattgcggcctaaagttcacagcgcggtgccaaaatgcgctcgtagcaaaagcgaaaccatcagtacgaacatacatgcagacgctcatacatgcagaggcaccgtcagtcgtcgcgaacccgtgcgatcgctggcttgaggcttctttctgttatgctccgtttggttatacaggcagtctaccctaacgagatatttcacatagtttgcactcagcgagtgactacctttcacgcaagaaaccggttcaggggtctgcaacgcggtgacagcgtgaagcgggtgctcggttttctgcagagacagcgactgtagactatcttgtgctttcagttcgtcgaaaatgattattttgacattaaagaacacagttcatttcgaaagtacttacagaaatgccctggagggcttccgcgaggtgtttttgtagagcgccgacagcaaaacctatggggagcgcgccggcggtatcctgcctagcacgcaatcgaggcgcgtccgatagagggcgactccgtaactcctcgaggccaatatcatGGATGTATGATCACTTCTAGAGCACCGGCAGGGGTTACATTACATCTATTTttgcctgcactagttcaaatgtTATTTACATGCTCGAATGTTCACTTTGTCACAGAAGGTAGATTGGCGGAACAGGACAACCAACTAATGTTCGATTTAAATGGGCATCATTCTGACACATTGACAAAATTACCGAAAGCATTGGCGCAGCATTTTCGTTTTGCAGGCCATAAGTATGATGAACTCAATCTTTATATAGTTCAGTCAAACTTCctgtccccaagagacagaaaatatagggAGTCGTATCTgattcacaagtttaatacaaTCCCTAAATTTTCAAGATGAAAgtgtgtttatttttattttccccGCATAATGCTCATGGTCCGAACTTGTGAAACAAAAGCACGATCCTTATGCGAGTGAATGTGGTTTGTTTAAATGCCGAGCGCTTTGGCAATAAGCGGTAAGACATTGCTGTCTGCAATATATTATAAATTGTGGGGCTGAAACATTACTATGTAGCTGGGATAAGCCACTGAAGCTTACTTGTGTGCAGGCAGACCCTGGCAATGCCATTTCTAATTTTGTGCAGGTGACAGCAACTACCCCTTGGAACCGTGGCTGTTAACTCCAATTCCAGGCCATCCTCCTGCACACAGCGCCGAGGGTAGGTACAACGCTGCACATGCTGCCACATGGACTGTTGTCGAACGTTGCATCAGGCTGCTGAAGAGCCGCTTTCGCTGCCTTCAGCAGTGCCACCCCCTCCACTATGATCCAGAAAGTGCGGCCAACGTCGTCGCAGCATGTACGGTGTTGCACAATCTGTGCCTTGACGAAGGCGACAGCACGTTTGACGATGACTGCAGCAACGGTGCCGCTGACAGTAGTAGTGTTCCCCACCCACTGGGAATTCCACGACGGTGGTCGTCACTCGCAACCTATCATCGTGGACAAGCTTTCCGTGATGGTGTTGTTGGCCTATTTGGCACAACGCGGATGCAGCATCAGTTGTTTGTGAGAAGGATACGgaggcggctgcgccggcagcaGTCATAGGTATGTGCCTGTGCTGCTTCAGCATTGGAACACACATGCCCAATAGAAAGGAAGGAACAGTGTGAAGAAGTGTCAGTGAATAACGCACAGCTGCTGCTTtttatcacacaatgctaatgtATCGGCGGGTTTTTCACGCAGCCTTTAACAATGAGTAGTGCTTATTACAGACACCCGTGCCGTTCCACTCTGAAAATTATGCCTTTGTTATCCATTTAGGGGCTGTAGCTAGACCATGTTATATGCTCAGTGGTGGAATGCCAAAGCCACTTCACTGGCAAGCAACACCGTGCCAGAGTTTCTGCTGCTGCTGTCATCATCACTGACACTGACACAACCAATTCACTTTGCATAACAGGACATTCATTTTCATCTCCTTGTGTCCTTTCCTGACCAGGCTATGCACACCGCCTTCCGACCAGGCTATGCACACCACCACATTAACTGTTCTGTGCACACCTTTCACGGCCTGAGCTGTTTTGTCACACatctgccatgcttttttgttTTAGAAAGGCCAAGTGacgctgaaaaaaaattacaccatctcccactaaagggaaccatgtgaggatgcgaagcagcgcatgggtcgacttaaagttccgttcatcacgggcactttGCCCAATGTTaatgcgtccttgcaagtggagcacaccatgaattcactgtagttgctgttactcgtcctgaactcttgttggagcacgccactcGGGAGCACGTGTgttcatcgcgtgtctgcagaataTCATTtcctgacgccatcacgtgattgctgagagagtgtaagggggagaagccacagcgtcttacagtaaaagctcgttaattcgaattccacggggACGATGAGCAATTtcaaattaaacaaaattcgaaataatgaaagtgagaaAAAATAGATGGATTTCGCGGGTGGGGGcatgaaaaatatttattggtcaAAAAAAGTCGGTAATGacagtcttcttcttcttttctctgaatgccacagctgcgccTCTCTGTTCCAGCGCGCAGATGCGGCGTagggaatcctcttcaccctcttcaaagctgaagaagagatgCGTCACATTAAGCGCCTCCATCACCtcagaagctgacgggcgcacaggcacttcgtcatcttcgtcttcctcaccgtctggctcttcagcaacaggctgcaCACCAGCTACTcgagcgataatgtcctcatcagtcagggcaccacacaccgatgcacaggtgtcaacttcaacataatcggcaaaactTACGCCCTGAAGAGTGccgcgcaatgccactggcatgagctcctcagccccgtccacctcgacgtcacaactatcctgcacacttccagctgcaaatccactgtggcggaaacagtttgcgattgtggtcgccgtcacctgttcccatgcgtGCACCAACATGTACGTGGCAGTGAGCAGTGTAATGCCAAAGTGcttcctgtcgcccgcgcacaaaatcattctctccagcatgtgacgcctataaaagcacttgatattccttatcacaccctggtccattggccGTAGGGCTGCAGTCGTGTTTGCTGGAAGGAACgctaactttgttgctctcagctcaacgtcgactttgtgcgccgaacagttgtcgacgacaagaagaacgtgtctgccgcccagttccattcgcctgtcgaatttcaatagccacttcctgaataggtcacctgtcatccaggctttcttgtttgcggtGTACTCTGTTGGgagtgaccgaatgtttttgaagcaccgtggcttgtgcgctttgccaatcacaaaaagggggacctttttcgtacgggtcatatttgcggcgaccagaacagtgacacgctctttgctgcgcttgccgctggcacagctgtctcccttgtaggtgatcgtcttgtctggctgcaacttgaaagtaacgctgtctcgtcagtgttgaaCACATCCTGTGCcgagtagctctccaagtactgctgcagggtgtcgcttctccaagtagcgcatgtttcgcCGTCCACTTCTTTTGCCTCGCTGGATAACGTGCAGAATAtgagattgtgccgctccctgaaacgatgaaaccatccctcggaggcgacaaagtcgatgtccaagcgcagggcgaaatcggctgccttggccatgatgatagggccgctcaatgcgatactctgggctctcatttctttaacccagataatgaaagctgactccagttccgggaatttcgctgtccttagccttttccgactggcgccaaaatcctcggcttcaCAGGCattttcaatggccgtcctgttCCGTATGTATGTTGACAAtgtgctcggaggtatgccgtgcttccttGCAATTTCATATTTGCTCGACTTCCCTTGGTCtacctctcgcaaaatctccaccttctccttgacagtcttcgcaCAGTACTTgccccgcggcatcttgcaactttgatgcggaataagacggcATTGACGGCGTGAACAAACAACCTGCTCGAAGAACAAAGTGACGCCGCTGGGTGCGGCCTAGGACTATCTGCCACTCCGCTGCCTCAGCATCCCGTGTATAACAAGTtgcgccaggcgctgagatagtGGGAGGGCGACGGAACAAAATTGCTCCCatgatttcggaggccatactttgctcgccctttgctcggaggccaccTGAAGCAACAAGCATCAAAGCTTGAAAAAAACCAAtcgtgccacctatcgttcggccgtaaaagcttccgCTGGTGTTTGACGACGATGACGCTCGGTGGCGCacgcttcgaattatccgtagaggtggcaatttctgttcgaattaacgagttATCTTACACATGGTCTCCcatgcactgcggaccggactgcggcgaccatttcaagttatccaaaatttcgaattaatgaggtgtgaattaccgagctttcactgtacccagccccttacacaggcccgaacgcgctagcgcgtgccagcgcattctgactaggatacaacgcgttggttcatcgcgcgtctgcaaaaTTTCGTTCCCCgaggccatcacatgattgctgagagagtgtaagggggagaggccacagcgtcttacgcagccccttacacaggctcgaacgccctagtgcgtgccagcacacatggttcccaagcggacggtcgccattggaaggacggacacagctccgaccaaaagctgcttcgcatctaaaacattagCGCAGCGTGCACAGAGTCGcgaaaggctgggtcacagcagagctggtgggcacgtttcagcttctcttgttaactgcatgagaattgaaacttgagctagttggtacggattcatcatgatttaagtagcgcactgacggacgaggacagagaaaacaCGCtgcgtgttgtgcaccttctttttctctgccctcgtccgtcagtgcgctacttaaatcatgatctcttgttaaccatctgtaccgaGTGCTTGGCCGGTCATTGAGCATGTGCCAGTTCACGATGATGAAAATTttgtatctacgacacacggcaaacctccacCATAACGGCTCTGCTGCAAAATTTTCTGGGGCTGCGACATTTATACGGGGACGGATTACCAGCCAAGCTGTATTCATTTTTCTGCTGTAAACGCCTGTTCGCCTGTTTCTTCTGCGTGAGCGGGTGCAGACAGTGACATTCTTCCTCAGACTCATAGTCTTTGGACGCAGTCTCTGCCTTTGTTGCATGGTCCTGCTTTCACTGTTCGTGTTCGCGTTGCTGCTGTCAATGCCTCTCCACTTTGTTAGCTTTTTTGTCGGTATGAATATGAATGCGCTGCGCCATCCTGGCGTCTCGCCTTCTCCAGTTTCTTGCAGTGCTCTACCCTATGCTGCAACAGCACCACAACACAATTCAAAGGCAACTGCCACTGCG
Above is a window of Rhipicephalus sanguineus isolate Rsan-2018 chromosome 3, BIME_Rsan_1.4, whole genome shotgun sequence DNA encoding:
- the LOC119386707 gene encoding putative nuclease HARBI1; this translates as MEVSAAMEQRGLERKEPDAAFDLPDDVFRQRYRLKKETVWLLCDELAEELGDARTTTLSVEQQVLRALRFFATGSCQVSSVESDDPTGVTQPTDSKCVRRVAEAIIHAGTCNRWLHFPRTAEDKAPIKEAFRRRGAFPGVIGCVDASLIAIIAPKGDRKTWFMSPEGYYALNVMFICDSDMRILAVDPLRPGSDYDARVWRTNWLRRRFQEGCIAEAGEYLLGDSNYPLEPWLLTPIPGHPPAHSAEGRYNAAHAATWTVVERCIRLLKSRFRCLQQCHPLHYDPESAANVVAACTVLHNLCLDEGDSTFDDDCSNGAADSSSVPHPLGIPRRWSSLATYHRGQAFRDGVVGLFGTTRMQHQLFVRRIRRRLRRQQS